A DNA window from Anaerocolumna sp. AGMB13020 contains the following coding sequences:
- a CDS encoding Zn-dependent hydrolase: protein MVSCSLERLEDKIKTFSGFGDTGKGGITRFSLSPEALAARGEFVKRCKTLGMEVVTDDMANVYATLPGEEGLPAIMSGSHADSVRQGGNYDGILGVLTALEAVETIVTERIPHRHPITVVIWTNEEGARFEPAMMSSGVITGKFDKEKMLASKDSEGITFKEALDASGYKGEVRNRIDPANCIALLELHIEQGPVLEAEGIDIGVVEGVCGMINYEFSFTGQAGHAGTTPMPYRKDALYAAVKTIQYLHEELDKLDSKLVYTTGKISAHPNIHTIIPDLVKFTLDARHQDPEVIQQVLKIIEAIPAEVEKCQTGYTKAWARDTVSFCTEFVDLVEKKAKELNYSTKRMYSGPGHDAQFLMEVLPTTMIFVPSIGGHSHCEEEYTPVETCLKGANVLLHTILAIDSDK from the coding sequence ATGGTAAGTTGCAGTTTGGAGAGATTAGAGGATAAAATAAAGACTTTTTCCGGTTTTGGTGATACGGGGAAAGGAGGTATTACCAGATTTTCTCTATCTCCGGAGGCTTTGGCTGCCAGAGGGGAATTCGTGAAAAGATGTAAGACACTTGGTATGGAAGTGGTTACGGATGATATGGCAAATGTTTATGCCACTTTACCCGGAGAAGAAGGGCTGCCGGCCATTATGTCAGGTTCCCATGCAGATTCTGTAAGACAGGGCGGTAATTATGATGGCATTCTGGGGGTACTTACTGCTTTGGAAGCAGTAGAAACCATTGTGACAGAAAGAATTCCTCACCGACATCCTATTACGGTCGTTATCTGGACAAATGAGGAAGGCGCACGTTTTGAACCTGCTATGATGTCGTCGGGGGTTATAACCGGTAAATTTGATAAGGAAAAGATGCTTGCATCAAAAGATTCAGAAGGAATTACCTTCAAAGAAGCACTGGATGCAAGTGGGTACAAAGGCGAAGTAAGAAATCGGATCGATCCGGCGAACTGTATTGCCCTACTGGAACTTCATATAGAACAAGGACCGGTGCTGGAAGCGGAGGGCATTGATATTGGTGTGGTAGAAGGTGTATGCGGAATGATTAATTATGAATTTTCCTTTACCGGTCAGGCAGGCCATGCCGGAACAACACCGATGCCTTATCGGAAGGATGCTCTTTATGCAGCAGTGAAAACCATTCAGTATCTTCATGAAGAATTGGATAAGCTGGATTCAAAGCTGGTTTATACGACCGGAAAGATATCAGCACATCCTAATATACATACGATTATACCGGATTTGGTTAAGTTTACACTGGATGCAAGACATCAGGATCCGGAAGTGATTCAACAGGTATTGAAAATTATTGAAGCTATTCCGGCAGAAGTTGAGAAGTGCCAGACTGGATATACAAAAGCATGGGCAAGAGATACGGTATCCTTTTGTACCGAATTTGTTGATCTGGTAGAAAAGAAGGCAAAGGAACTGAATTACAGTACAAAACGCATGTACAGCGGTCCCGGTCATGATGCACAGTTTCTAATGGAAGTTCTTCCTACTACCATGATATTCGTACCAAGTATTGGCGGACACAGCCATTGTGAAGAAGAATACACGCCTGTTGAGACTTGTTTAAAAGGAGCTAATGTCCTGCTTCATACGATTCTTGCCATTGATAGTGATAAGTAA
- the secD gene encoding protein translocase subunit SecD — MKSKKPVFFIVLLVALLMAYTAAFGVEIGSFKIKGAPDIRFGIDIRGGVDAAFQAANLDRKPTPNELEAARTIIETRLDNKNILDRDVTIDKDNGYIIVRFPWKSGEKNFDPADAIAELGETALLTFKDDAGNVLLEGSHVSNSAPQLNRQTNKYSVSLTFDEKGTQLFAKATKELIGKNINIYMDDTLIQTAVVNEAIPSGKAEISGNNFTYDTAKELADKINSGSLPFSLITKNHSTISPTLGSGALDVMLDAGLIAFAIICVLLIIYYRVPGTVACISLLIQTTGQILALSIPQMTLTLPGIAGVILSIGMGVDANVIISERISEEIKSGKTVRSAISSGFKGAFSSVFDGNITVLIVGVILMIFGSGALLSFAYSLLTGIFFNFVAGVTASRLMIRSLSDFDALRKPSLYTCFSKRRTL, encoded by the coding sequence AATTAAGGGTGCTCCGGATATCCGTTTTGGTATTGATATCAGAGGCGGTGTGGATGCAGCCTTCCAGGCGGCAAATTTGGACCGTAAACCGACTCCAAATGAACTTGAGGCCGCACGTACCATTATTGAAACCCGTCTTGATAACAAAAATATCCTTGACCGTGATGTTACCATTGACAAAGATAACGGCTATATCATAGTTCGTTTCCCCTGGAAATCCGGTGAGAAGAATTTCGATCCCGCAGATGCCATTGCAGAGCTTGGAGAAACAGCTCTTTTGACCTTCAAAGATGATGCAGGCAATGTACTGCTGGAAGGATCACATGTAAGCAACAGTGCACCGCAATTAAATCGTCAGACTAATAAATATTCCGTCAGCCTGACCTTTGATGAAAAAGGTACTCAGCTTTTTGCAAAAGCTACCAAGGAATTAATTGGTAAAAATATTAATATCTATATGGATGATACTCTGATTCAGACTGCGGTGGTCAATGAAGCTATCCCTAGCGGTAAAGCTGAGATATCCGGCAACAACTTTACTTATGATACTGCGAAAGAACTTGCGGATAAGATTAATTCCGGCTCTCTTCCTTTTTCATTGATTACAAAGAACCACAGTACCATCAGTCCCACACTGGGTTCCGGAGCTTTGGACGTTATGCTTGATGCAGGGCTTATAGCTTTTGCTATTATCTGTGTCCTTTTAATAATATATTACAGAGTTCCCGGTACGGTAGCTTGTATCTCTCTTTTAATCCAAACTACCGGACAGATACTGGCACTTTCCATCCCTCAGATGACCTTAACCCTACCTGGAATTGCAGGTGTTATCCTCTCCATCGGTATGGGTGTCGACGCCAACGTTATTATTTCCGAGCGTATCAGTGAAGAAATCAAATCCGGCAAAACAGTTCGTTCTGCAATTTCTTCCGGTTTCAAAGGTGCTTTCTCATCGGTATTCGATGGTAATATCACCGTATTGATTGTTGGTGTTATACTTATGATCTTTGGCTCAGGAGCATTACTTTCCTTTGCATACTCCCTGCTTACAGGTATTTTCTTCAACTTCGTTGCAGGCGTAACTGCTTCCAGACTTATGATTCGCTCCTTAAGCGATTTCGATGCACTTAGAAAACCTTCGCTTTATACATGCTTTTCAAAAAGGAGAACACTATGA
- the secF gene encoding protein translocase subunit SecF, which translates to MSRDNQSNAPVALTPSGSGILHFFNKRFIFFSISILIMIAGLINLAISGVQLDIQFKGGALLKYTYTGDLNADDAADVATEILGRPVSAQITEDLASKEKRLILNIAGNYGVDASEQVNFDNALKEKFADNKLNLSESQMVEPFFGRKFLTNGIIAIALSFSLVMVYVWIRFSKIGGLSAGVMALVALLHDVLVVFFTCVIFKIPIGDSFVAVTLSIIGYSVNDTIVIYDRIRENHDLHPKLPVETLTDLSISQSITRSLNTNIAVFLSVSLVFIMAKANSIDSIQSFALPMAIGAVSGCYSTICIAGPLWVMWQKRKEKKDPKKLANA; encoded by the coding sequence ATGAGTAGAGATAATCAATCCAATGCACCGGTAGCATTAACTCCCTCCGGTAGCGGCATATTACATTTTTTCAACAAAAGATTTATCTTTTTTAGCATTTCCATTTTAATTATGATCGCCGGATTAATTAACCTGGCAATCAGCGGAGTTCAGTTAGATATTCAATTCAAAGGTGGTGCTCTCTTAAAATACACCTATACCGGAGACCTCAATGCAGATGATGCTGCTGATGTAGCAACAGAAATACTGGGAAGACCCGTATCAGCTCAGATTACAGAGGACCTGGCTTCCAAAGAAAAACGCCTTATCTTAAACATTGCCGGTAACTATGGTGTAGATGCCAGTGAACAGGTAAATTTCGATAACGCATTAAAAGAAAAATTTGCTGATAACAAGCTTAATTTAAGTGAATCACAAATGGTGGAACCCTTTTTCGGCCGTAAGTTCCTCACAAATGGTATTATTGCAATCGCACTTTCCTTCAGTCTTGTTATGGTTTATGTATGGATTCGTTTCAGTAAAATTGGTGGCTTATCAGCTGGTGTTATGGCGCTGGTTGCGCTGCTCCACGATGTATTAGTCGTATTCTTTACCTGTGTTATATTTAAGATACCCATTGGTGATTCCTTTGTTGCCGTGACATTAAGTATTATCGGATACTCCGTAAACGATACCATCGTTATCTATGACCGTATCCGTGAAAATCATGACTTACATCCTAAATTACCGGTTGAGACCCTTACTGATCTGTCTATTTCACAGTCCATTACCAGATCATTGAATACCAATATCGCTGTATTCTTAAGTGTAAGTCTTGTATTTATTATGGCAAAGGCCAACAGCATTGACTCCATTCAAAGCTTTGCACTTCCTATGGCTATCGGTGCTGTCAGCGGCTGTTATTCCACAATCTGTATTGCAGGACCCCTCTGGGTAATGTGGCAGAAACGCAAAGAGAAAAAAGATCCAAAGAAACTGGCAAACGCATAG